A genome region from Nocardiopsis exhalans includes the following:
- a CDS encoding phosphotransferase family protein has protein sequence MHQSEKTAQKVHVLIEAPPGGTPFGPFTLLDEKPFSRNFVNSTHTVFLKEYRGITPSLRQEREAIALSEAARLGVVVPNVLGAGATGNAAWTLLRHASGQVGAVAPQSDLSSFVERVVALGRLLHLRALHTQPGPGWSQSAEDSWTNHAYLMGRFSPHTRAEPWWEDLNDAIEATDLGPVVYLHGDLKAEHFIVDHHRVAVVDWEACARGPACHDRADALFHALRDLLYLGSGLHQLPHGLLQRLQVPGPVMAHRVLLWLDRRPPHGMEAASRRNLDRLMLAEPAEVSRCAADLLSAAMRQGVPR, from the coding sequence ATGCACCAATCAGAAAAAACAGCACAGAAAGTTCACGTGTTGATTGAAGCTCCGCCTGGGGGTACGCCGTTTGGCCCGTTCACCCTGCTGGATGAGAAGCCCTTCTCCCGAAATTTCGTGAACAGTACGCACACGGTCTTTCTCAAGGAATACCGAGGGATCACACCGTCACTCCGCCAGGAACGCGAAGCCATCGCTCTGTCCGAAGCGGCCAGGCTGGGAGTGGTCGTTCCGAACGTGCTTGGTGCCGGAGCGACGGGCAACGCCGCGTGGACCCTGCTTCGTCACGCCTCCGGCCAGGTCGGAGCCGTGGCACCGCAGAGCGACTTGTCCTCTTTCGTGGAGCGGGTCGTCGCATTGGGACGGCTGCTGCACCTCAGAGCGCTTCACACCCAGCCCGGCCCGGGATGGAGCCAATCAGCTGAAGACAGCTGGACCAACCACGCATACCTGATGGGCAGGTTCTCCCCTCATACCCGTGCCGAACCCTGGTGGGAGGACCTGAATGACGCAATCGAGGCCACCGACCTGGGTCCGGTGGTCTACCTGCACGGTGACCTCAAGGCCGAGCACTTCATCGTGGACCACCACCGGGTAGCAGTCGTCGACTGGGAAGCATGTGCTCGCGGCCCGGCCTGCCACGACCGCGCCGATGCGCTCTTTCACGCCCTCCGAGATCTCCTGTATCTCGGGTCGGGCCTGCACCAACTCCCGCACGGTCTTCTCCAGCGACTCCAGGTCCCCGGTCCTGTCATGGCGCATCGCGTTCTCCTCTGGCTGGACCGCCGGCCTCCTCACGGCATGGAGGCGGCGAGCAGACGGAACCTCGATCGTCTGATGCTGGCCGAGCCCGCAGAAGTCTCACGCTGTGCCGCAGATCTGCTCAGCGCGGCCATGCGGCAAGGCGTTCCCCGATAA
- a CDS encoding GNAT family N-acetyltransferase, with amino-acid sequence MIVTPLRLEHIGEVQRLMELGGPYLHARTLSDYWLYATLFSSTCPLAIDDGTVIGAVMAFRSQDDPADVYVQDVIAHPRHRRRGITRSLLQSVRSQAQAWGCRRLYLTSEPDNEAAHAAWASLGFVNVAGDHQINGVSVVTDFKGPGRSRAVYELRLS; translated from the coding sequence GTGATCGTCACCCCCCTTCGACTTGAACATATTGGCGAGGTCCAGCGGCTCATGGAGCTCGGCGGGCCCTACCTCCATGCACGCACCCTCTCCGATTACTGGCTTTACGCAACGCTCTTCTCCTCTACGTGCCCTCTCGCTATCGACGACGGCACCGTCATCGGAGCAGTCATGGCATTCCGAAGCCAGGACGATCCCGCTGACGTCTACGTCCAGGACGTCATCGCGCATCCGCGCCATCGCCGCCGGGGCATTACGCGATCCCTCCTGCAGAGCGTGCGCTCCCAGGCGCAGGCATGGGGCTGTCGGCGTCTCTATCTCACATCGGAACCCGACAACGAAGCGGCGCACGCCGCCTGGGCGTCCCTCGGCTTCGTGAACGTTGCTGGTGACCACCAAATCAACGGAGTCTCTGTCGTCACCGATTTCAAAGGGCCGGGCCGCAGCCGCGCCGTGTACGAGTTGCGGTTGAGTTGA
- a CDS encoding orotidine 5'-phosphate decarboxylase / HUMPS family protein encodes MGSVVARWTGREARAFREAKRMSVRDFAAHLGVNDAAVSNWERRGGEARLRYDTQQLLDTDLTRSEPEVADRFELILRSEITEQHSAAGSPRGEGATGAVHFGDRSRDRTAALLDAARTGASESTYHPDQVAIDRFGHFLDSQARAFVLTGKTGSGKTALTLHLARRWSEQANFQFHHCSTWNLTSMSLATEVLRYVSLPGGEDALLTLEHAVRALESPCIVVIDGVDTEERLTVVGRQVDSILRQANSDRLRFLIVVRTLPEPDLSPFPVLMAATFGLTAQRSRASHSMVSWTLAEARDLWDRERQADQVPFADLPESLQSLARTPLYMQMLRSAGDTTRPGEQPGTINAFRLVDHCVRSVLGRSTQNVDSAMERLAWLAWELMPEAVPNPLVSTARPPDPGSASTALTGEPFQAFIEFAADERGRFTHDVFREYFLAVHIVGQMTVRGRSAATIAFFNALASQATRSAAARGVFDFVVCGLDCYAPNLIEIIAAAPSIDVDAALPMLLETSVLGGAHVSPEVIRTCTHRCAKASTRQLVCALLAAPQLAEALGDQYAPWVVKQLRTHGFEIWDDLARHVEQALDIRLSASITECIDLDRTEQAAFLARHFDLFAGNGNDHTDLLQQLLQHLDWRVRAGLAEALLGHRVIDPDHVNDIVEHLVQDDDYKVRAAVARTVGTLDMPNVHDHVQALLADGNWHVREGALQGLLAGPRAPLPQPDLARAVITYVGSDRSWGAAPASAAKLLQRIQLLYGNPAQEVVSLGDHALFGLLREVRTGWIELPAELEQSLVSLGLNSSHWLTAREAEAVQRRHTPRSEPMSARERYRRRRGDRSVQVALDVHSLDRALEIASVSAAAGVDFLEVGDPLIKKEGSVAIETVKRHAPDTAVVAEMMSADWGRDQVELAAEAGADVVLLIGPASIASVSSAVAAARRLGVALTLDVPLERLTPSWLRDMERTGVDGFVVTTNIDLGVGGNHPLAPARMIRACSQLPVAISGGFSAADDAFASSGDWDIVIVGRSIADAVAPSDMAHQLSTIVRKINR; translated from the coding sequence ATGGGTTCGGTGGTGGCCCGATGGACCGGCCGGGAGGCGCGCGCCTTTCGCGAAGCCAAACGCATGAGCGTTCGTGATTTCGCTGCTCACCTCGGTGTGAACGACGCGGCTGTGTCGAACTGGGAACGCCGGGGCGGCGAGGCGAGGCTGCGCTACGACACACAGCAGCTGTTGGATACGGACCTGACCCGATCCGAGCCAGAGGTGGCTGATCGGTTCGAGTTGATCCTGCGTTCCGAGATCACCGAACAACACTCTGCTGCGGGTTCACCGCGGGGTGAGGGGGCAACTGGTGCTGTTCACTTCGGTGACCGGTCCCGAGATCGGACCGCTGCTCTTCTCGACGCAGCCCGAACCGGCGCTTCAGAGTCGACCTACCATCCTGATCAAGTAGCAATCGATCGGTTCGGTCATTTCCTCGACTCTCAGGCCCGGGCTTTCGTCCTCACCGGAAAGACTGGCAGTGGCAAGACCGCACTCACCCTGCACCTGGCTCGGCGATGGTCAGAGCAGGCTAATTTCCAGTTCCATCATTGCTCCACCTGGAACTTGACCTCGATGAGCCTCGCCACAGAGGTACTGCGGTACGTCTCGCTCCCCGGCGGCGAAGACGCACTGTTGACCCTGGAGCATGCAGTACGCGCCCTTGAGAGTCCGTGCATTGTGGTCATCGACGGTGTGGACACCGAGGAGCGACTCACCGTCGTGGGTCGCCAGGTCGACAGCATCCTCCGACAGGCCAACTCTGACCGCCTGCGCTTCCTCATCGTGGTGAGGACCCTGCCCGAACCTGACCTGTCACCCTTTCCCGTCCTGATGGCGGCGACCTTCGGCCTTACGGCTCAGCGGTCCAGGGCATCTCACAGCATGGTGTCGTGGACTCTCGCTGAAGCTCGCGACCTGTGGGATCGCGAACGCCAAGCAGACCAGGTGCCGTTCGCTGACCTGCCGGAATCGCTGCAGTCCCTGGCAAGAACGCCTTTGTACATGCAGATGCTGCGCAGCGCGGGGGATACCACTCGACCAGGCGAGCAGCCTGGCACGATCAACGCGTTCCGGCTCGTCGACCACTGCGTACGGTCGGTTCTTGGCCGGAGCACCCAGAACGTTGACTCGGCGATGGAACGACTCGCGTGGCTTGCTTGGGAACTCATGCCTGAGGCGGTTCCCAACCCACTGGTGAGCACGGCCAGACCGCCCGACCCGGGTTCGGCCTCCACTGCCCTCACAGGGGAGCCGTTCCAAGCGTTCATCGAGTTTGCAGCCGACGAGCGGGGTCGATTCACCCACGATGTGTTCCGAGAATACTTCCTCGCCGTCCACATCGTTGGTCAGATGACAGTTCGCGGGAGGTCTGCCGCGACGATCGCGTTCTTCAACGCCCTGGCCAGTCAGGCCACTCGCTCGGCAGCAGCTCGAGGCGTCTTCGACTTCGTCGTGTGCGGCCTCGATTGCTATGCGCCGAACCTTATCGAGATCATTGCTGCGGCCCCATCGATCGATGTGGACGCCGCGCTACCGATGTTGCTCGAGACCTCTGTGCTCGGTGGCGCCCATGTATCCCCAGAGGTCATACGTACCTGTACCCATCGATGCGCCAAAGCCTCAACACGTCAACTCGTCTGTGCGCTGCTCGCTGCACCGCAGCTCGCAGAGGCGCTCGGAGACCAGTACGCGCCTTGGGTCGTCAAGCAACTGCGAACCCACGGGTTCGAGATCTGGGACGACCTTGCCCGACACGTCGAGCAGGCCCTAGATATCCGCCTCAGCGCGAGCATCACGGAATGCATCGACCTCGACCGCACGGAGCAAGCTGCCTTTCTGGCCCGGCACTTTGACCTATTTGCCGGCAACGGAAATGACCACACGGATCTGCTGCAACAACTCCTGCAACATTTGGACTGGCGAGTGCGCGCAGGACTCGCGGAGGCACTCCTGGGACATCGCGTGATTGACCCTGATCACGTGAACGACATCGTCGAGCACCTGGTCCAAGACGATGACTACAAGGTTCGCGCTGCTGTCGCCCGGACGGTTGGGACCCTGGATATGCCGAACGTGCATGACCATGTCCAAGCGCTGCTCGCGGACGGTAACTGGCACGTTCGTGAAGGCGCTTTGCAGGGTCTTCTCGCGGGTCCGCGAGCACCGCTGCCGCAACCGGATCTGGCCCGTGCCGTGATCACTTACGTCGGAAGCGACAGGAGCTGGGGCGCTGCTCCCGCTTCCGCAGCGAAGCTCCTGCAGAGGATCCAGCTCCTCTACGGGAATCCTGCCCAAGAAGTGGTTTCCCTTGGTGACCACGCCCTCTTCGGGTTGCTCAGGGAGGTTCGGACCGGTTGGATCGAGCTACCAGCTGAGCTCGAACAGTCCCTGGTTTCCCTTGGGCTTAACTCCTCCCACTGGCTCACCGCCAGGGAAGCTGAGGCGGTCCAGCGACGGCATACGCCTCGCTCGGAGCCTATGAGTGCCCGTGAACGGTATCGGCGCCGCCGTGGCGACCGCTCTGTTCAAGTCGCCCTTGACGTCCATAGTCTTGATCGTGCGCTCGAGATCGCCTCGGTTTCCGCAGCTGCCGGAGTCGATTTCCTCGAGGTTGGTGATCCGCTGATCAAGAAGGAGGGCTCCGTCGCGATCGAGACGGTCAAGCGCCACGCACCAGACACGGCTGTGGTGGCGGAAATGATGTCCGCTGACTGGGGACGTGACCAGGTCGAGCTCGCAGCCGAAGCGGGAGCTGACGTCGTTCTTCTCATCGGACCGGCTTCGATCGCCAGTGTCTCCTCCGCAGTCGCGGCCGCTCGTCGCCTCGGGGTCGCGCTCACGCTTGACGTACCACTCGAACGCCTTACCCCTTCATGGCTGCGCGATATGGAACGTACCGGCGTAGACGGCTTCGTCGTCACCACCAACATTGACCTCGGAGTCGGCGGTAACCACCCCCTCGCTCCCGCCAGAATGATTCGGGCATGCAGCCAGCTGCCTGTCGCCATCTCAGGTGGCTTCAGCGCGGCTGACGACGCCTTCGCCAGCAGTGGCGACTGGGATATCGTCATCGTCGGCCGTAGCATCGCCGACGCCGTCGCTCCTTCCGACATGGCACACCAGCTGTCCACCATCGTCCGCAAGATCAACAGATAG
- a CDS encoding methionine adenosyltransferase, translated as MEILESGAASQRLTIRTGVAVDDTLSVVERKGLGHPDTMADHLAESLSRAYSAYTLERFGAVLHHNFDKLALLGGASEVRYGGGRMTSPVRVLVNGRATRSCGAEVVPVDALVKSAVRQFFLERLPEVVEHLDIRLNVTENSSPGAVLMDDGVPERTRWFSPRSIEDLRERRTLLANDTSLGTGWAPRGPLEELVRELTDTYSAPGVFTRNNPWCGTDVKVMGYWDGRQLDLVMCVPQKSAHVKNREDYRRNTETVLAECWRLVDQRFPHADVSIRLNARDVPSRDELYLTYTGSSIESGDEGVVGRGNRVNGLITPLRPMNLEGASGKNPVYHVGKLYNLVADRLAHQLHEATGGYAEVHLVSVTGQPLDQPGRVVLRLAAEEVQPDKLQSLVADALSSIPDLTDEIVREGVCLS; from the coding sequence ATGGAGATTTTGGAATCCGGAGCCGCTTCGCAGCGGCTGACCATCCGGACAGGGGTAGCGGTCGATGACACGCTGAGCGTTGTCGAACGCAAAGGGCTCGGTCATCCGGACACGATGGCCGACCACCTGGCCGAGTCGCTCTCCCGGGCCTACAGCGCCTATACGCTCGAGCGCTTCGGTGCGGTCCTGCACCACAACTTCGACAAGTTGGCTCTCCTGGGCGGAGCGAGCGAGGTCCGTTACGGGGGCGGGCGGATGACCTCGCCTGTCCGTGTCCTGGTCAACGGGCGGGCGACCCGCAGTTGCGGTGCCGAGGTGGTACCGGTGGATGCCCTGGTGAAGTCCGCTGTGCGGCAGTTCTTCCTCGAACGCCTGCCCGAGGTCGTCGAGCACCTGGACATCCGTCTCAACGTCACCGAGAACTCCAGCCCCGGGGCGGTGCTCATGGACGACGGAGTCCCCGAGCGGACCCGCTGGTTCTCACCTCGAAGCATCGAGGACTTGCGGGAACGCCGCACACTGCTGGCGAACGACACCTCGCTGGGAACCGGTTGGGCGCCCAGGGGCCCACTCGAGGAACTCGTGCGCGAGCTCACCGACACCTACTCCGCTCCGGGGGTGTTCACTCGTAACAACCCCTGGTGCGGCACCGACGTCAAGGTGATGGGCTACTGGGACGGGCGGCAGCTCGACCTGGTGATGTGTGTGCCCCAGAAGTCAGCGCACGTGAAGAATCGCGAAGACTATCGGCGCAATACCGAGACCGTCCTGGCCGAGTGCTGGCGACTCGTCGATCAGCGTTTTCCCCACGCGGACGTCAGCATCCGGCTCAACGCCAGGGACGTGCCCTCGCGCGACGAGCTCTATCTCACTTACACCGGCAGCTCGATCGAGTCCGGTGACGAAGGGGTCGTGGGTCGGGGCAACCGCGTCAACGGGCTCATCACACCGCTGCGGCCGATGAACCTGGAGGGTGCCAGCGGCAAGAACCCCGTCTACCACGTCGGCAAGCTCTACAACCTGGTAGCCGACCGCCTCGCTCACCAACTCCACGAGGCGACCGGAGGTTACGCGGAGGTGCACCTGGTCAGTGTCACCGGGCAACCACTGGATCAGCCGGGGCGGGTCGTGCTCCGCCTCGCCGCTGAAGAGGTCCAGCCGGACAAGCTCCAATCCCTCGTAGCGGACGCCCTGAGCTCCATCCCCGACCTGACCGACGAGATCGTACGGGAGGGTGTGTGCCTGAGCTGA
- a CDS encoding aminoglycoside phosphotransferase family protein: protein MTNASHEWNLTPTEYHDAGHASVLVIAESGDGRRVLLKGWPDPERCVQEVTALRLWSDVPAARVLEVDEERSIAALSLVGGRPGGGWRGSDDIRQVAGVIQAAHDRGRALEEQPGFPELTAYLDEEVRPRVAHRMKSLTPTATGSLLRAGWRALESLTQAGHRRTVLHGDLYRENTACDGRGRPHLLDPLPMYGDAAYDWAFWTVYYRLGQGTEERLALASRVSGIGRTELRTWSLALCLHGLLYYREVADSRHPTMERVMHSLIPAGEDAP from the coding sequence ATGACGAACGCGAGCCACGAGTGGAACCTCACCCCCACTGAGTACCACGATGCCGGACACGCATCCGTCCTGGTGATCGCCGAATCCGGTGACGGTAGGCGTGTCCTACTCAAGGGATGGCCCGACCCCGAGCGCTGTGTCCAGGAGGTCACGGCACTGCGTCTGTGGAGTGACGTACCTGCGGCTCGCGTGCTGGAGGTCGACGAGGAACGGTCCATCGCCGCCCTGTCACTCGTGGGCGGGAGACCCGGAGGCGGTTGGCGTGGTTCGGACGACATCCGGCAGGTCGCCGGGGTCATCCAGGCCGCACACGACCGAGGACGTGCCCTCGAAGAACAACCGGGCTTCCCAGAGCTGACCGCCTACCTGGATGAAGAGGTCCGTCCCAGAGTCGCCCACCGGATGAAGTCCCTGACACCGACCGCTACCGGTTCACTGCTCCGGGCCGGGTGGCGGGCGCTTGAATCCCTCACTCAGGCAGGGCATCGGCGGACGGTCCTGCACGGAGACCTCTACCGGGAGAACACCGCCTGCGATGGGCGCGGCCGCCCCCACCTCCTCGATCCGCTGCCGATGTACGGCGACGCGGCCTACGACTGGGCTTTCTGGACCGTGTACTACCGCCTCGGGCAGGGGACGGAGGAGCGTCTGGCCCTGGCGTCCCGTGTATCGGGCATAGGGCGCACAGAGCTTCGTACCTGGTCTCTGGCGCTCTGCCTGCACGGCCTCCTCTACTACCGGGAAGTCGCCGACAGCAGGCACCCGACGATGGAGAGGGTCATGCACTCCCTCATCCCCGCAGGGGAGGACGCCCCGTGA